Proteins encoded in a region of the Ignavibacteriota bacterium genome:
- the rplP gene encoding 50S ribosomal protein L16 gives MLLPKRVKYRKAQRGRMRGIATRGATISFGDFGLKAMEPGWITQRQIEASRVALTRLMKREGKVWIRIFPDKPVTKKPAETRMGSGKGAPEFWVAVVKPGTILFELGGINKKIAEEAFHLAMHKLPIKTKVVVRPTYEGA, from the coding sequence ATGTTATTACCCAAAAGAGTTAAATATCGAAAAGCACAGCGTGGAAGAATGCGTGGAATTGCCACGCGCGGGGCAACTATTTCTTTCGGAGATTTTGGTTTGAAAGCAATGGAACCCGGTTGGATAACCCAGCGTCAGATTGAGGCATCGCGCGTAGCGTTAACACGTTTGATGAAGCGAGAAGGAAAAGTTTGGATTCGAATTTTCCCCGACAAGCCGGTGACGAAAAAGCCTGCTGAAACCCGTATGGGTAGTGGAAAAGGCGCACCTGAATTTTGGGTTGCCGTAGTGAAACCAGGGACGATTTTGTTTGAACTTGGTGGAATAAATAAAAAAATTGCAGAAGAAGCATTTCATCTCGCGATGCACAAGTTGCCTATTAAAACCAAAGTAGTTGTTCGACCAACGTATGAGGGTGCTTAA
- the rpsC gene encoding 30S ribosomal protein S3, whose amino-acid sequence MGQKVHPIGFRLGTIRTWDSNWYDEKDFAGKLKEDEQIRQYIRSRFKKAGVSKILIERTPKRAAITIHTSRPGIVIGRSGKEISQLEEELKKITNKDVKIFINEIKRPELDAYLVAENVASQLEGRISFRRAMKTAMTSAMRMGAEGIKIMCGGRLGGAEIARSEQYREGRVPLHTVRADIDYAQATARTIYGAIGVKVWICRGEILERIGK is encoded by the coding sequence TTGGGACAAAAAGTACATCCGATAGGATTTCGTTTGGGAACTATTCGCACATGGGACTCAAACTGGTATGATGAAAAAGATTTTGCAGGTAAACTCAAAGAAGACGAGCAGATTCGACAGTATATTCGTAGCCGTTTCAAAAAGGCTGGAGTATCAAAAATATTAATTGAACGCACACCCAAGCGTGCAGCAATAACGATACATACCTCGCGTCCGGGAATCGTCATCGGAAGAAGCGGAAAAGAAATTAGTCAGTTGGAAGAAGAACTGAAGAAAATTACAAACAAAGACGTTAAAATATTTATTAATGAAATCAAGAGACCGGAACTTGATGCATATCTCGTAGCAGAAAATGTTGCATCACAGTTGGAGGGAAGGATTTCATTTAGAAGAGCAATGAAGACGGCAATGACCTCAGCGATGAGGATGGGTGCCGAGGGAATAAAAATTATGTGCGGCGGTCGTTTGGGCGGTGCGGAAATTGCTCGCTCGGAACAATATCGTGAAGGTCGTGTTCCGCTTCATACGGTTCGTGCGGATATTGATTATGCACAGGCGACTGCAAGAACCATTTATGGTGCAATCGGTGTCAAGGTTTGGATCTGCCGTGGTGAAATTCTTGAAAGAATCGGAAAGTAA
- the rplV gene encoding 50S ribosomal protein L22 yields the protein MLEARALNRYISTSPRKMRLVIDLIRGKSVDEALSILHFSPKHASRDAERVLLSAVSNLHNKDEGARLETSEMFVKEAYVNEGPSAKRMLPAPMGRAYRMLKRSNHVTIVVAQKPRKVKKASVAKQKQTEPTKQ from the coding sequence ATGTTAGAAGCAAGAGCATTAAATCGTTATATCAGTACTTCGCCTCGAAAGATGCGTTTGGTTATTGACCTCATTCGCGGCAAATCGGTTGATGAAGCATTGAGTATTTTACATTTCTCTCCAAAGCATGCCTCGAGAGATGCAGAACGAGTTTTATTGTCTGCGGTTTCCAATCTTCATAACAAGGATGAAGGAGCGCGTTTGGAAACGAGTGAAATGTTTGTAAAAGAAGCCTACGTTAATGAAGGTCCTTCTGCAAAAAGAATGTTGCCTGCACCCATGGGGCGGGCATACAGAATGTTAAAGCGTTCAAACCATGTTACAATTGTTGTTGCACAGAAGCCACGCAAAGTGAAAAAAGCTTCAGTCGCAAAGCAGAAACAAACCGAACCAACAAAACAATAG
- the rpsS gene encoding 30S ribosomal protein S19 — protein MSRSVKKGPFVDTKLSKKLETMNKGGQKKVIKTWSRASLITPDFVGHTFAVHNGNKFIPVYIHEGMVGHKLGEFAPTRLFRGHPGLKTEGATG, from the coding sequence ATGAGTCGTTCAGTTAAAAAAGGGCCGTTTGTTGATACGAAGCTTTCAAAGAAGTTAGAGACGATGAACAAGGGCGGTCAAAAAAAAGTAATTAAAACATGGTCGCGAGCGTCATTGATTACGCCGGACTTTGTAGGTCACACATTTGCCGTTCACAACGGCAACAAATTTATTCCCGTGTACATACATGAAGGTATGGTAGGACACAAGCTTGGTGAATTCGCACCGACGAGACTCTTTCGCGGACATCCCGGACTAAAAACCGAAGGAGCGACAGGATAA
- the rplB gene encoding 50S ribosomal protein L2, translating to MGIRKLKPNTPGTRWMTVLNFDEITQSKPERSLLEPLKKSGGRNNNGHITSRHRGGGHKRFYRIIDFKRNKVGIEARVNSIEYDPNRSAFIALLIYADGEKRYIIAPHGVKVGEKLMSGPGADIKIGNSLPLLNIPAGAFVHNVELRAGKGAQLARSAGSSVQIMAKDGNFVQIKLPSGEVRNVPNNCYATIGVASNLDHENISLGKAGRSRWLGIRPQSRGVVQNPCDHPHGGGEGKSPQGNPHPVSPWGWHTKGMKTRNPKARSNKYIVKRRK from the coding sequence ATGGGAATCAGAAAACTAAAACCAAATACGCCCGGAACTCGGTGGATGACAGTTCTGAATTTCGACGAGATTACTCAGTCGAAGCCGGAACGTTCGTTATTGGAGCCGCTCAAAAAATCCGGCGGAAGAAATAACAACGGACATATTACTTCGCGGCATCGCGGCGGAGGACATAAGCGATTTTATCGCATCATTGATTTCAAAAGAAATAAAGTTGGAATTGAAGCAAGGGTTAATTCCATAGAATATGACCCGAATAGATCGGCATTTATTGCTTTATTGATTTATGCTGATGGTGAAAAGCGATATATCATAGCACCGCATGGAGTTAAAGTAGGGGAAAAATTAATGTCGGGACCCGGTGCGGATATTAAAATTGGTAACAGTCTTCCGTTGCTTAACATTCCTGCGGGAGCGTTTGTTCATAATGTAGAACTTCGAGCAGGAAAAGGCGCGCAGCTTGCAAGAAGTGCCGGTTCGTCAGTACAAATTATGGCAAAGGATGGAAATTTTGTTCAAATAAAATTACCTTCCGGTGAAGTGAGAAATGTTCCCAATAACTGTTATGCAACGATTGGAGTTGCAAGTAATTTGGACCATGAAAATATCAGTCTCGGTAAAGCGGGTCGTTCACGATGGCTTGGCATAAGACCACAGTCGCGTGGAGTTGTACAGAATCCTTGTGACCACCCACATGGTGGTGGTGAAGGTAAATCACCGCAAGGCAATCCGCATCCTGTTTCGCCCTGGGGTTGGCATACAAAAGGCATGAAGACGCGAAATCCAAAGGCGCGCTCAAACAAATATATTGTAAAACGTCGAAAGTGA
- the rplW gene encoding 50S ribosomal protein L23 has protein sequence MGIIYRPIVTEKSTQLQDKGIYAFEVDPVANKIEIARAVQKKFNVKVENVRTMNYKGKTKTQLTRRGRFSGKTAHFKKAVVTLKAGDKIDFFENI, from the coding sequence ATTGGAATTATATACAGACCTATTGTAACTGAAAAGTCAACCCAACTCCAAGATAAAGGAATTTATGCTTTTGAAGTTGACCCGGTTGCAAATAAAATTGAAATCGCCCGAGCAGTACAGAAAAAATTCAATGTAAAGGTTGAAAATGTTCGTACGATGAATTACAAGGGCAAAACAAAAACACAGTTAACCCGACGTGGAAGATTCTCCGGAAAAACGGCACACTTCAAAAAAGCTGTTGTGACATTGAAAGCCGGTGATAAAATAGATTTCTTTGAAAATATATAA
- the rplD gene encoding 50S ribosomal protein L4 has protein sequence MKVDIYKKDGSVTGEKVELPASVFEVEPNDHAIYQAVRVYLANQRQGTHKTKTYGEVSGSGKKLWKQKHTGRARMGAIRSPLWKGGGTIFGPVPRDYSMSIPQKMKSLARKSALTYRAKEGNIKVVEDFSFDTPKTKEMVAVLKSLGMNEKKVLLLLPASVSTVVKSGRNLPKLHIIEASKASTYELMDNQMILIQKSAIESLVKSLS, from the coding sequence ATGAAAGTTGACATTTATAAAAAAGATGGTTCCGTTACCGGTGAGAAGGTAGAACTTCCTGCTTCAGTGTTTGAAGTAGAGCCGAATGACCACGCAATTTATCAGGCTGTACGTGTGTATTTAGCAAACCAACGTCAAGGCACGCACAAGACGAAGACGTATGGTGAAGTGAGCGGAAGCGGTAAAAAGTTGTGGAAACAGAAACACACAGGACGCGCTCGTATGGGTGCTATACGTTCTCCATTATGGAAGGGCGGCGGAACAATTTTTGGTCCGGTTCCGCGTGATTATTCGATGTCCATTCCACAAAAAATGAAATCGCTTGCTCGTAAGTCGGCTTTAACGTATCGTGCGAAAGAAGGAAATATCAAAGTAGTTGAAGATTTTTCTTTCGATACACCAAAAACAAAAGAGATGGTCGCAGTATTGAAATCTCTTGGAATGAATGAAAAAAAGGTATTGCTCCTTCTTCCTGCGAGCGTCTCGACGGTTGTAAAATCCGGAAGAAATCTTCCGAAGTTACATATTATTGAGGCATCGAAGGCGTCAACATATGAGTTGATGGATAATCAAATGATATTGATTCAGAAGAGCGCTATTGAATCGTTAGTGAAATCGTTGTCATAA
- the rplC gene encoding 50S ribosomal protein L3, whose translation MRYKGILGKKIGMTSVFDEKGRMIPCTVIEAGPCFVTQIKTKETDGYEAVQLAFDEKRERSVNKPEKGHFDKAGLKAKKVVKEFKGFDLSQFKLGDEIKVDSLFSSGDVISVTGTSKGRGFQGVVKRHHFGGGFRTHGQSDRERAPGSIGSSSYPSRVFKGMLMAGRMGGEKITVKNLTVVKVIPESNLLLVQGSVAGHNNSYVEIYKEQA comes from the coding sequence ATGAGGTATAAAGGAATTCTCGGCAAGAAGATTGGTATGACCAGTGTCTTCGATGAGAAGGGAAGAATGATTCCCTGTACAGTCATCGAAGCAGGTCCTTGTTTTGTTACTCAAATCAAAACAAAGGAAACCGATGGTTATGAAGCGGTTCAGCTTGCCTTTGACGAAAAACGAGAACGCTCGGTCAATAAGCCGGAAAAAGGTCATTTTGACAAAGCAGGCTTGAAAGCAAAAAAAGTTGTGAAGGAATTTAAAGGATTCGACTTATCCCAATTCAAATTGGGTGATGAAATAAAGGTTGATTCCCTGTTTTCTTCAGGTGACGTTATTTCTGTTACCGGAACTTCCAAAGGTCGCGGGTTTCAGGGTGTTGTGAAGCGCCATCATTTTGGCGGCGGATTCAGAACACACGGACAGAGCGATCGTGAGCGCGCGCCGGGTTCTATCGGTTCTAGTTCCTATCCTTCAAGGGTATTCAAAGGAATGTTGATGGCTGGAAGAATGGGCGGTGAAAAAATCACCGTTAAAAATCTTACAGTAGTAAAAGTAATTCCCGAATCAAATCTTTTGTTGGTTCAAGGCTCGGTCGCCGGACATAATAACAGTTATGTAGAGATTTACAAGGAACAAGCGTAA
- the rpsJ gene encoding 30S ribosomal protein S10, with protein sequence MAGQKIRIKLKSYDHSLIDKSAEKIIKTVKSTGAIVSGPIPLPTRRSVYTVLRSPHVDKKSREQFEMRAHKRLIDILNSSNKTIDSLMKLELPAGVDVEIKV encoded by the coding sequence GTGGCTGGACAAAAAATACGCATAAAACTCAAGTCGTACGATCATAGTTTGATTGACAAATCTGCGGAAAAAATTATTAAGACAGTGAAATCGACCGGAGCAATAGTCTCCGGTCCGATTCCTCTGCCAACCCGTCGGTCGGTCTATACTGTTCTTCGTTCGCCGCATGTTGATAAAAAATCACGCGAACAATTTGAGATGCGTGCTCACAAGCGATTGATTGATATTTTGAATTCTTCAAATAAAACAATTGATTCGCTCATGAAGCTCGAGCTTCCTGCTGGTGTTGATGTTGAGATTAAGGTTTAA